A section of the Prochlorococcus sp. MIT 1341 genome encodes:
- a CDS encoding glycosyltransferase, with translation MRQISFLVPGTTKKFHGGGLNVELQASRVLQKKFPNKVVTYRQREKAYPFFEDELDKEGSKTSTLWIISWGYDIPELLRKLHGRAIAYHAHSTGYNFHLPRSIPILAVSKNTLGYWGAKAPSNPLFLVQNSLEPHWLKYGNRINSHASDPGVASDRRIDVLVQTKKNSAYVINELVPALKRKGIKVYLQSEWIKDIVGLYNNSKVILYDSSEYWNLAGLSEGFGLTPLEAISCGCIVFSSLNHGLSDVLIPGRVGYQLGSNTLGMDVQRICAAVKNPNDWVTREEDLQVLMKTHNEEELLKNWSIALKSINQHWDNQTIYHYHPLYRSNRNLNILTLVKKISIKYLRKIRMFIRYLLAF, from the coding sequence GTGCGACAAATTTCTTTTCTGGTTCCAGGTACTACAAAAAAATTCCACGGTGGTGGACTCAATGTAGAACTACAAGCTTCAAGGGTACTCCAAAAAAAGTTCCCAAATAAAGTAGTCACCTATCGGCAACGTGAAAAAGCGTACCCCTTCTTTGAAGATGAATTAGATAAAGAAGGCTCAAAAACGTCAACCCTTTGGATTATTTCTTGGGGTTATGACATCCCAGAATTGTTAAGGAAGCTACACGGCAGGGCAATTGCATATCATGCACATAGTACCGGCTACAACTTCCATTTACCTCGAAGCATTCCTATTTTAGCCGTAAGCAAAAATACACTTGGATACTGGGGAGCCAAAGCACCTAGCAACCCATTATTTCTTGTCCAGAATTCGCTGGAGCCCCATTGGCTCAAATATGGCAACCGAATAAATAGCCATGCATCAGACCCTGGAGTCGCATCGGATAGAAGAATCGATGTTCTAGTTCAGACGAAGAAAAATAGCGCTTATGTAATCAATGAACTCGTTCCCGCTCTTAAAAGAAAAGGAATAAAAGTATACCTTCAATCTGAATGGATAAAAGATATCGTTGGTTTATATAATAACTCCAAAGTCATACTTTATGACTCCTCAGAGTACTGGAATTTAGCTGGACTTTCTGAAGGTTTTGGACTCACTCCTCTTGAAGCTATTTCCTGTGGTTGTATTGTTTTTAGTAGCCTTAACCATGGGTTATCAGACGTTCTTATTCCAGGGAGAGTTGGCTATCAGCTAGGTTCCAATACTCTAGGAATGGATGTTCAAAGAATTTGCGCAGCAGTAAAAAATCCAAATGATTGGGTGACTAGAGAAGAAGACCTACAGGTGTTAATGAAAACACATAATGAAGAAGAGCTTCTAAAGAACTGGAGTATAGCTCTAAAAAGTATTAACCAGCATTGGGATAATCAAACGATCTATCATTATCACCCCTTATATAGAAGTAATAGGAACCTAAATATCTTAACTTTGGTCAAAAAAATTTCAATTAAATACCTAAGAAAGATAAGAATGTTTATTCGTTACCTTTTAGCCTTCTAA
- a CDS encoding glycosyltransferase family 1 protein — translation MSLALFNGSYLGRCPTGIGVVARDLVGELDPEMVPLLDPLGGSRPGSIPIRNDLMPELGMRAHIRRLIWTQTKLPEILRKNGSPILLSPLPEAPLLKGTRSVVIAHDLLPLRYPRVNPLLLYTASYVPLVLHSASKVLCNSEATAREINRFLGVPIRKLITIPLGFNKLNLRHLKLKRKPFFLVLGRHNPHKNILRVLKALSRIKNKEIEVWFVGPHDRRYTPKLKKCSEDLGLSSRCRWLPWVSDEERLRLLNSCQALLIASFWEGFGLPALEAMACHTPVIASDAGALPEVVGNAGLLVNPFKIDEISSAMRDILLDSSLRNKLVANGEDRLSLYRWDRSARIVEDVLQCLEG, via the coding sequence GTGTCATTAGCACTTTTTAATGGGAGCTATCTCGGGAGATGCCCTACTGGGATAGGTGTTGTGGCGCGAGATTTAGTTGGAGAACTGGATCCAGAAATGGTTCCCCTTCTCGACCCTCTTGGAGGCTCACGTCCTGGGAGTATCCCTATCAGAAATGATCTAATGCCTGAGCTGGGAATGAGAGCACATATAAGACGTTTGATTTGGACTCAAACCAAATTGCCGGAAATCCTTCGGAAAAATGGTTCGCCAATATTGCTTTCACCATTGCCTGAAGCTCCTTTGTTGAAGGGAACGCGCTCAGTTGTAATAGCGCATGATTTATTACCTCTACGTTATCCGCGAGTAAATCCATTGCTTTTATACACTGCGAGTTATGTTCCGCTTGTGCTTCATTCAGCCAGTAAGGTTTTATGTAATTCCGAAGCTACGGCAAGAGAGATTAATAGGTTTTTAGGTGTACCCATTAGGAAGTTGATAACAATTCCTTTAGGCTTTAATAAGCTAAATCTAAGGCATTTAAAACTAAAAAGAAAACCCTTTTTTTTAGTTTTAGGAAGACATAATCCTCATAAAAATATCTTAAGGGTCCTTAAAGCACTTTCAAGGATTAAAAATAAAGAAATAGAGGTCTGGTTCGTAGGCCCTCATGATAGGCGTTATACCCCTAAGTTGAAAAAATGTTCCGAGGATTTAGGTCTTTCTAGTCGATGTAGGTGGTTGCCTTGGGTTAGTGATGAGGAAAGACTTAGGCTTTTAAATAGTTGTCAAGCTCTTTTGATAGCAAGTTTTTGGGAAGGATTTGGATTGCCAGCACTAGAAGCTATGGCTTGCCACACACCAGTAATAGCTTCTGATGCAGGTGCATTGCCAGAAGTGGTTGGTAATGCAGGATTATTGGTAAATCCTTTTAAGATCGACGAAATTTCTTCTGCTATGCGGGATATTCTTCTAGATTCCTCTTTGAGGAACAAGCTAGTTGCTAATGGTGAAGATAGATTATCTCTTTATAGATGGGATAGATCAGCAAGGATAGTTGAGGATGTTCTTCAATGCTTAGAAGGCTAA
- a CDS encoding CCA tRNA nucleotidyltransferase, producing MTNTKAQSHSEEDFPDMPSDIRKVFIQAAVEANIQRIALVGGAVRDWLLKDKIQLDFSNKTDLDIVVEGSAEVFVASLEKKLDASRLKNIKSSHTYDSIKLTIDETIIDISSSREETYSAPGENPIVKPCCLEKDLLRRDFSVNAIAIELCKKEILKLEGSLVDLSSKKLSFLHNKSVEEDPTRIIRAARYAARLGFTLSEDSLNQIRSTLQNWPWLWELGDNPKNAPPALSTRLKMELNLMFKNEPWQESLNQLRSWGALKLLDEKLNDLEELNDQIELGNTLGLNELTILIAKSGECLFIAERLFLPDKQCRILQESVELQELLSSKKIYNEFHSWLPSMWCKVVEERNLLPDSIALTACLMVQARSYLLDWLRYWRKVKPMISAEKLQDQGIKKGPKLGAELRSLRLKEVDRIYARK from the coding sequence ATGACAAATACGAAGGCTCAATCACACTCTGAAGAAGACTTTCCAGACATGCCAAGTGACATAAGAAAAGTATTTATTCAAGCTGCAGTGGAAGCAAATATCCAACGAATTGCATTAGTAGGTGGCGCAGTAAGAGATTGGCTCTTAAAAGACAAGATTCAGCTTGATTTCTCAAATAAAACCGATCTAGATATAGTTGTCGAGGGATCTGCTGAGGTTTTCGTCGCATCATTAGAAAAAAAATTAGATGCTAGTAGACTAAAAAATATAAAATCAAGCCACACATATGACTCTATTAAGCTCACAATCGATGAAACCATTATAGACATTTCTAGCTCTCGAGAGGAAACTTACTCTGCGCCAGGCGAAAACCCCATCGTTAAGCCTTGTTGCTTAGAAAAGGACCTACTTCGAAGAGACTTTAGTGTTAATGCAATAGCCATTGAACTATGCAAAAAGGAAATACTTAAGCTGGAAGGAAGCCTGGTGGATTTAAGCTCTAAAAAACTGAGCTTCCTACATAATAAAAGTGTAGAAGAAGACCCTACAAGAATCATTAGGGCCGCAAGATATGCCGCAAGATTGGGATTCACCTTATCTGAAGATTCTCTAAATCAAATACGCTCTACATTGCAAAATTGGCCATGGCTTTGGGAGCTTGGAGACAACCCAAAGAATGCACCACCCGCTCTATCAACACGACTCAAAATGGAGCTAAATCTAATGTTCAAGAATGAGCCCTGGCAAGAAAGTTTAAACCAATTAAGGAGTTGGGGAGCCCTCAAGCTACTGGACGAGAAGTTAAATGATCTTGAAGAGTTAAATGATCAAATTGAATTAGGTAATACCCTAGGGCTTAATGAACTGACAATTCTCATAGCAAAATCAGGTGAATGCTTATTTATTGCAGAGCGTCTTTTTCTACCAGACAAACAATGTCGAATCCTACAAGAAAGTGTTGAACTTCAAGAACTTCTAAGTTCAAAAAAGATCTATAACGAGTTTCATTCATGGTTACCTTCTATGTGGTGCAAAGTTGTTGAGGAGAGAAATCTCCTTCCTGACTCGATAGCTTTAACCGCTTGTTTAATGGTTCAAGCAAGAAGCTATCTATTAGATTGGTTGAGATATTGGCGAAAAGTCAAGCCAATGATATCTGCAGAGAAACTGCAAGACCAGGGCATAAAGAAAGGTCCAAAGCTAGGCGCCGAATTAAGGAGTCTCAGACTTAAGGAAGTAGACAGGATTTACGCTAGGAAATAA
- a CDS encoding MGDG synthase family glycosyltransferase: MRVLILTSSGGTAHDAAAYSIKNWLLKWDPDGSASVEHLLEKASLVMRASVNLYNWIQKHWPWLHKIYWRLVEFEDLVKPSTVLFGRSYFIRLLKHFRPEVIISTHPHINRGHFDLAKRILGESLRCITCCTELDGGFGFSRNWVSQRTDSFWALTQEVKSEVIHRGISPNRVEVLGPLFDPAFESVLEQSTNKSAKENPLPLIVLGAGANGSNNHLHLLNALLPLSGRIRIVALCGKRKSSKKRIDAWHSVHPEIAVEAVDFQSPEQMAILYKKAWVMVARPGARTATEAIASGCVLIFNGFGSTMPQELLARYYFSSRGIDISINKPEDLMGILSQWLEDPKQHRLIEETYNCNQLKGNLDGIKKLILGMA; the protein is encoded by the coding sequence ATGCGAGTTCTAATTCTTACTTCAAGTGGAGGTACTGCACATGACGCGGCAGCCTATTCAATAAAAAATTGGTTATTGAAGTGGGACCCTGATGGCTCAGCATCTGTGGAGCATTTACTTGAAAAAGCAAGCCTCGTTATGAGAGCAAGCGTAAATCTCTACAACTGGATTCAAAAACACTGGCCATGGCTTCATAAAATTTATTGGCGATTGGTGGAATTCGAAGATCTCGTAAAACCTTCCACCGTTTTGTTTGGCAGAAGCTATTTCATACGCTTACTAAAACATTTTCGCCCAGAAGTCATTATTTCAACCCATCCACATATAAATCGAGGTCACTTTGATCTCGCAAAGAGAATTCTTGGAGAGTCATTGAGATGTATAACATGTTGCACTGAACTGGATGGCGGCTTCGGTTTCAGTAGGAACTGGGTATCCCAAAGAACCGACAGCTTCTGGGCATTGACACAAGAGGTCAAAAGCGAAGTGATACATCGAGGCATCTCGCCCAATCGAGTAGAAGTATTAGGTCCATTATTTGACCCTGCTTTTGAGTCAGTATTAGAACAATCAACTAATAAATCTGCCAAGGAAAACCCTCTACCCCTAATCGTTCTCGGGGCCGGAGCAAATGGATCTAACAACCACTTGCATTTACTAAATGCACTTCTTCCTCTTTCTGGTCGAATTCGCATAGTTGCATTATGTGGGAAACGAAAAAGTTCCAAAAAAAGAATTGATGCTTGGCATTCTGTTCACCCAGAGATTGCAGTTGAAGCTGTTGACTTTCAGAGTCCAGAACAGATGGCAATTCTCTACAAAAAAGCTTGGGTCATGGTCGCTAGGCCAGGCGCTAGAACTGCCACTGAAGCTATAGCCTCAGGATGTGTACTGATCTTCAACGGGTTTGGAAGCACCATGCCTCAGGAGTTACTTGCAAGGTATTACTTCTCGTCTAGAGGTATAGACATTTCCATCAATAAACCTGAAGATCTAATGGGAATACTTAGTCAATGGCTCGAAGACCCCAAACAGCATAGGCTTATTGAAGAAACCTACAACTGCAACCAACTAAAAGGAAACCTTGATGGCATTAAAAAGTTGATACTGGGGATGGCTTGA
- a CDS encoding MFS transporter — protein MPLTKTKANKTFFYLWLAQLISNLGTQTTLYGIGLWLFSNTQQLTDFALVAFAVQLARIIVLPLIGNQISAWPRRQVMLISNCIGALCTLGFAMVLLQSEDIPLLAPLLLLQGLAAMAEATLILSFSSLIPALIINKQSLIKANGLFASTDSVVLAIAPFLGSWLAGTIGLEGVLSLDACSFILAFICVLAAPWSTQLNNPSGLSKPWRGLHLINHWETIKELWRASPLSQIALTISTCVAFSYAATEILFPAWVAVTYGPKRMALVILAAILGYLLGLLAWQTQIGNYWKGIWQKMIYIQALILMGAGLQIFESTTLIWFAGVFIFSGGIPIVMSSIQQIWSHIALPKDLPRFFAIRYAFEWSARLIAFITVSIGVDQLIQPVLLSANLPPWIKLSLGTGEGRAIAVALGAMGWVLFLSGISQKKNLRSTFR, from the coding sequence ATGCCATTAACAAAAACAAAAGCAAACAAGACCTTTTTTTACCTTTGGTTAGCGCAGTTAATATCTAATCTTGGGACTCAAACAACCCTTTATGGAATAGGTCTATGGCTTTTTTCAAACACCCAACAATTAACTGACTTCGCCTTAGTGGCTTTTGCTGTCCAATTAGCAAGAATAATTGTTTTACCTCTAATAGGAAACCAAATTTCTGCCTGGCCTAGAAGACAGGTAATGCTCATCTCGAACTGCATTGGAGCTCTATGTACTCTTGGGTTTGCAATGGTGCTTCTTCAAAGTGAAGACATCCCTCTTTTGGCACCTCTTCTTCTTCTTCAAGGGCTTGCTGCAATGGCAGAAGCCACATTAATCCTGAGTTTCTCAAGTCTTATTCCTGCTCTAATAATCAATAAGCAGTCTCTAATCAAAGCTAACGGCCTTTTCGCAAGCACAGATAGTGTTGTACTTGCAATAGCGCCATTCCTTGGAAGCTGGCTAGCCGGAACAATTGGCTTAGAAGGGGTTCTCAGCCTGGATGCTTGCAGTTTTATCCTCGCTTTTATATGCGTTCTTGCCGCACCATGGTCCACTCAACTAAATAATCCATCAGGCTTATCAAAACCCTGGAGAGGTCTTCATCTAATTAATCATTGGGAAACAATCAAGGAATTGTGGAGGGCCAGTCCCCTCAGCCAAATTGCTCTGACCATTAGTACCTGCGTAGCTTTCTCCTATGCCGCAACCGAAATACTTTTCCCAGCCTGGGTTGCTGTGACCTATGGCCCAAAAAGAATGGCTCTAGTCATTCTTGCAGCCATTCTGGGATACCTCCTAGGCCTTCTTGCCTGGCAGACCCAAATAGGAAACTACTGGAAAGGAATATGGCAAAAAATGATTTACATCCAAGCCTTAATCCTTATGGGGGCAGGATTACAGATTTTTGAGTCAACAACTCTCATCTGGTTTGCAGGTGTTTTCATCTTCAGCGGTGGCATACCTATAGTTATGTCTTCAATCCAGCAAATATGGAGTCATATAGCTCTCCCAAAAGACCTCCCACGTTTTTTTGCCATTAGATACGCATTTGAATGGTCAGCAAGATTAATTGCTTTCATTACTGTCTCGATAGGGGTAGATCAATTAATTCAACCTGTCCTACTTTCGGCTAATTTGCCTCCCTGGATAAAATTATCTTTAGGCACAGGAGAGGGAAGAGCTATCGCAGTAGCGCTTGGGGCAATGGGATGGGTACTATTTCTATCCGGAATCAGCCAAAAAAAGAACTTGCGTTCAACTTTTAGGTAA
- a CDS encoding UvrD-helicase domain-containing protein, protein MTFMDGLNSAQQQAVDHVEGPLLVVAGAGSGKTRALTHRIAHLISHHCVDPSNILAVTFTNKAAREMKERLEILLAKKVAFDQYAQPFSTLEMGQQRDLRTRIYREITKDLWIGTFHALFSRLLRFDIDKLEDSDGLKWTRQFSIYDDKDSQNLIKEIITQDLQLDPKRFEPKKIKWVIGNAKNQGWSPDRLETESEGHRGKIVTEIYRLYRKALAANNALDFDDLLLLPVQLLQQNDQIRTYWHTRFKHLLVDEYQDTNRTQYELIRLLSTNNTLPETYRNWSNRSIFVVGDADQSIYSFRAADFTILMDFQKDFGDSQPDSVTKTMVKLEENYRSTATILDAANALISNNTERIDKVLRATRGEGDLISITRCDDEIAEGEAVIHRLKILQSNHPQLNWRDMTILYRTNAQSRSIEESLVRWSIPYVVVGGLRFYDRREIKDILAYLKLLINPSDTISLIRVINTPRRGIGKTTIQRLTDAANQLSIPLWDIVSDPEAVRSLGGRSAKSLLQFCELINSLKQQIHILKTHELIQYTIEQSGYLSELIAEATEESEERRRNLQELINAAIQHQEENDEATIESFLASAALSSDADDKDIASDRVTLMTLHSSKGLEFPVVSIVGMEQGLFPSYRSLDNPSSLEEERRLCYVGITRAKEKLFLFHASERRLWGGMREPAVPSLFLSELPESLLKGDLPQSGGASLRRGNRLERLTRVDRKENLQALSDGVGSTPLNAVRKVHSGPSPGKSWEVGDRVIHSSFGLGEITHTFGSGQKTSIAVKFKGMGPKILDPRLAPIQPAGNI, encoded by the coding sequence ATGACCTTTATGGATGGCTTAAACAGTGCTCAACAACAAGCAGTGGATCACGTAGAGGGTCCACTGCTTGTTGTTGCTGGTGCAGGTAGTGGCAAGACAAGAGCTCTAACGCATCGAATTGCACATCTAATAAGCCACCACTGTGTTGATCCAAGCAACATCCTGGCAGTCACCTTTACCAACAAGGCTGCTCGAGAAATGAAAGAGAGACTTGAGATACTGCTAGCCAAAAAGGTAGCTTTTGATCAATATGCTCAGCCATTCAGCACTCTGGAGATGGGGCAACAAAGAGACCTAAGGACAAGAATTTATCGTGAAATAACTAAAGATTTATGGATTGGCACTTTTCATGCTCTTTTTTCTCGCTTGCTAAGGTTTGACATTGATAAATTAGAAGATAGTGACGGACTTAAATGGACCAGACAGTTTTCGATCTATGACGACAAGGATTCTCAAAACCTAATTAAAGAGATTATTACTCAGGATTTGCAATTAGACCCAAAAAGGTTTGAGCCTAAAAAAATTAAGTGGGTAATTGGTAATGCAAAGAATCAGGGTTGGTCGCCAGATAGGCTTGAGACAGAAAGCGAAGGCCATCGAGGGAAAATTGTCACCGAAATCTATAGGCTTTATCGCAAGGCGCTAGCAGCAAATAATGCTCTTGATTTTGACGACCTTCTTTTACTTCCTGTACAGTTACTTCAACAAAATGATCAGATAAGAACTTATTGGCATACAAGATTTAAGCATCTATTAGTAGATGAATACCAAGATACAAATCGAACACAATATGAACTTATAAGGCTTCTTAGTACAAACAATACTTTACCAGAGACCTACAGGAACTGGAGCAATCGCTCTATCTTTGTAGTCGGAGATGCTGACCAAAGCATTTACAGCTTTCGAGCTGCAGACTTCACAATCCTAATGGACTTTCAGAAAGACTTTGGCGATAGTCAGCCAGATTCAGTTACGAAAACAATGGTTAAATTAGAAGAGAATTATCGCTCAACTGCAACAATCTTAGATGCTGCAAATGCATTGATTAGCAATAATACAGAACGGATAGACAAAGTACTAAGAGCAACGCGCGGAGAAGGAGACCTGATAAGCATAACTAGATGTGATGATGAGATTGCAGAAGGTGAAGCAGTAATCCATAGGTTAAAAATTCTTCAATCAAATCACCCCCAGTTGAACTGGAGAGACATGACTATCCTTTATCGAACAAATGCACAATCACGCTCCATAGAGGAATCTTTAGTTCGCTGGAGCATCCCATATGTAGTCGTCGGAGGGCTGCGTTTTTACGACAGAAGAGAAATTAAAGACATCCTTGCATATTTAAAACTGCTAATAAATCCTTCAGATACGATTAGCTTGATACGTGTGATCAATACACCAAGAAGAGGAATTGGCAAAACAACTATTCAAAGATTAACTGATGCTGCGAATCAACTATCAATACCACTTTGGGATATTGTAAGTGACCCTGAAGCAGTAAGATCTTTAGGAGGAAGGTCAGCCAAAAGTCTATTACAGTTCTGCGAGTTAATTAATTCTCTAAAACAACAAATTCATATATTAAAAACTCATGAGCTGATTCAATATACAATTGAGCAAAGTGGTTATTTAAGCGAACTTATCGCAGAGGCAACAGAAGAATCTGAAGAAAGAAGACGAAATCTACAAGAATTAATCAACGCTGCTATTCAGCATCAAGAAGAAAATGACGAAGCAACAATTGAAAGCTTCCTTGCTTCAGCTGCACTTTCTAGCGATGCCGATGACAAAGATATTGCAAGTGATCGTGTCACCCTAATGACATTACATAGTAGTAAAGGATTGGAATTTCCTGTTGTATCCATTGTGGGCATGGAACAAGGCCTTTTCCCAAGTTATCGCTCTTTGGACAACCCCTCATCACTAGAAGAGGAAAGAAGACTTTGTTACGTGGGAATAACAAGAGCGAAGGAGAAATTGTTCCTTTTTCATGCATCTGAAAGACGCCTATGGGGAGGGATGAGAGAGCCAGCTGTTCCCTCTTTATTTCTATCGGAGCTTCCTGAAAGTCTCTTAAAAGGTGATTTACCACAAAGCGGAGGCGCTTCTCTCCGAAGAGGTAATCGATTGGAAAGGTTAACAAGAGTTGATCGCAAAGAAAATTTGCAAGCCCTTTCGGATGGGGTGGGGAGTACACCCTTGAATGCTGTACGAAAAGTTCATTCAGGACCATCCCCTGGGAAGTCATGGGAAGTAGGTGATCGAGTTATACATTCGAGTTTCGGTTTAGGCGAAATAACTCATACCTTTGGGAGTGGTCAAAAAACATCTATTGCAGTCAAATTCAAAGGCATGGGCCCAAAAATCCTCGATCCAAGGCTTGCACCAATACAACCCGCTGGCAACATTTAA
- the selD gene encoding selenide, water dikinase SelD, whose product MRNEKIVLAGGGHSHVLLLRQWAMNPKLRPLAEITLINRGSTTLYSGMIPGLISGHYSKKQLEIDLRFLARKSGVALVIAEIIGLDLVRKKVLLADRPPKEFNILSLDVGAEIKRPEEAELKSGPFEVVPIKPLENALDWLREQDRYVSADTRTGFTVVGAGLAGVEVVLALRRRWPSRKLYLSAYPSSLSNTFQKVLKDSSIELVSSNQPLESSALLCTGSKSPGWLALSGLSVDPLGRVFTSKTLQSITESSVFAVGDCAVIRSSPRPPSGVWAVRSAKPLGINLKLLLRGRQLKEWEPQKDALKLIGFQKGLNSSSAIAMWGGFVVGPSRFLWWLKKTIDLHFMSLFDGRLRKTFDSSMSFEIMECRGCASKLASSPLKAALHQAGLSSLGSDPEDAVEIDPDSQGGELFQSVDGFPALVSDSWLNGRITALHASSDLWASGAEVVSAQALIGLPSASKEVQQELLSQTLQGIQSALKPQGAKLIGGHTYEVRSIPPKIISLGLEVALSVNGKLTSGMAKLKKGLIQHGDALLISRPLGTGVLFAAEMFGKAAPSHLDFASKQLSFSQYHLFMELRSFQEQYLTPNPVHACTDVTGFGLLGHLGEMLDITSRKLRLSGDNSSIRVHINAEKIPSLPGALDLLQAGYCSSLAPANRSFWSLLSPRIDQSGLVSLVLGKITPESSMHKAIKELIVDPQTCGPLMISCEEDFADALLVKGNWHKIGNVFYV is encoded by the coding sequence ATGAGGAATGAAAAGATTGTTTTAGCTGGTGGGGGACATAGCCATGTCTTGTTGTTAAGGCAATGGGCTATGAATCCCAAGTTGCGTCCTCTCGCTGAGATCACTCTCATCAATAGGGGAAGTACGACTCTTTATTCTGGAATGATCCCTGGCTTGATCTCTGGTCATTATTCGAAAAAACAGCTTGAGATAGATCTCAGGTTCTTAGCGCGAAAAAGTGGCGTCGCTTTAGTCATTGCAGAAATCATTGGATTGGACCTTGTCAGGAAAAAAGTTCTATTAGCTGATAGGCCTCCAAAAGAATTTAATATTCTTAGCCTTGATGTTGGCGCTGAAATAAAGAGACCTGAGGAGGCTGAATTGAAGTCTGGACCTTTTGAGGTCGTACCTATAAAGCCTTTGGAAAATGCATTGGATTGGTTGAGGGAACAGGATCGTTATGTGTCTGCTGATACGCGGACAGGGTTTACTGTTGTCGGAGCTGGTTTGGCTGGGGTTGAGGTTGTGTTGGCTTTGAGACGCCGCTGGCCCTCTCGCAAGCTTTACCTAAGTGCATATCCTTCGAGCCTCTCCAATACTTTTCAAAAAGTCCTTAAAGATTCATCAATAGAGCTTGTCTCTTCTAATCAGCCACTAGAAAGTTCGGCTTTGTTGTGCACAGGAAGCAAGTCTCCAGGCTGGCTTGCGTTGAGTGGCCTTTCTGTTGACCCTTTGGGAAGGGTTTTTACTTCTAAAACTCTTCAGTCGATAACTGAGTCCAGTGTGTTTGCAGTAGGAGATTGTGCTGTAATTAGATCTTCTCCTAGGCCCCCCTCAGGGGTTTGGGCAGTTAGATCTGCGAAGCCTCTTGGGATTAATCTCAAGCTTTTGTTGAGGGGGCGTCAATTAAAAGAATGGGAGCCTCAAAAAGATGCCTTGAAATTGATTGGTTTTCAAAAGGGCCTTAATAGTTCTTCTGCGATAGCTATGTGGGGAGGGTTTGTTGTCGGACCGAGTCGATTTTTGTGGTGGCTAAAAAAAACAATAGATCTTCACTTTATGTCTCTTTTTGATGGTCGGTTGAGAAAGACTTTTGATTCTTCAATGAGTTTTGAGATTATGGAATGTAGAGGTTGTGCTTCAAAACTTGCATCAAGTCCTTTAAAAGCTGCTTTGCATCAGGCGGGCCTTTCTAGCTTGGGAAGTGATCCTGAGGATGCAGTTGAGATAGATCCAGATTCTCAAGGAGGTGAACTTTTTCAGAGTGTCGATGGATTTCCCGCTTTGGTTTCTGATAGTTGGCTAAATGGAAGAATTACAGCTTTGCATGCAAGTTCAGATTTATGGGCGAGTGGTGCAGAAGTCGTGTCTGCACAGGCCTTGATTGGATTGCCTTCAGCCTCAAAGGAAGTTCAGCAGGAATTACTTTCACAGACTCTTCAAGGCATTCAGTCAGCTCTTAAACCCCAGGGAGCTAAATTAATTGGAGGACATACTTATGAGGTACGAAGTATACCTCCAAAAATTATAAGTTTAGGCTTAGAGGTGGCTCTTAGTGTTAATGGGAAATTAACATCTGGAATGGCGAAATTAAAAAAAGGATTGATTCAACATGGAGATGCATTGCTAATAAGCAGGCCATTAGGTACAGGAGTCCTTTTTGCAGCAGAGATGTTTGGTAAAGCAGCTCCAAGCCACCTTGATTTTGCTTCGAAACAGCTTTCATTTAGTCAATATCATTTGTTTATGGAGTTGAGATCTTTTCAAGAACAATATTTAACACCAAACCCAGTTCATGCTTGCACTGATGTCACGGGATTTGGACTGTTAGGGCATTTAGGTGAGATGCTAGATATAACGTCTAGGAAATTAAGACTGTCAGGGGATAATTCATCCATTAGAGTGCATATTAATGCTGAGAAAATACCTTCTCTACCTGGTGCACTTGATCTTCTTCAGGCAGGCTATTGTAGTTCTTTAGCTCCTGCTAACCGCTCTTTTTGGTCATTACTTTCCCCGCGAATTGATCAGTCAGGATTAGTTAGCTTGGTTTTAGGTAAAATCACTCCAGAAAGTTCTATGCATAAGGCTATAAAGGAGCTGATAGTTGACCCCCAGACATGTGGTCCATTAATGATTAGCTGTGAAGAAGATTTTGCTGATGCACTTTTAGTGAAGGGCAATTGGCATAAAATTGGGAACGTCTTCTACGTTTAA